Below is a genomic region from Erigeron canadensis isolate Cc75 chromosome 7, C_canadensis_v1, whole genome shotgun sequence.
GTCCGGGATTGTTAGCATTAAACATACCTATCTTTACCCATTTCTTTACAACTTTCTTGTGAGTTGAGTATCTATGATAAGCTTTGTTATGTTGAAAATAGTTAACATTCTTTTGAAATTCTTTACCTCTTGTCATCATGTAATAATTCCTTCTAGTATATTCATTTAAAAACTTGTTTCTTGGTTTATAGAACTTTCGAACTATATGGGGCTTTTCAACCTTCAAAGGTGCTTTATAGTCAAGTTGATAATTATATGGAACTTGATATTGATTAGTAGACTTTGTCAAGGTCTTTGCAATTGGTGGTTGTTGCACATGAATGTTGTCACAACGACCCTCAATTACATTTTTCTCTTTTGCTTTAACAAAAATGGTGGGTTTGATTTCACTAGTTGACCCAAAGCTATCATACCCGATTCCTGCCTTTTCCGGTCTCCCATGAATAGAATCTAGCATTTGATCAAGCATTTTAGTTCCTTTATCCAACACTTTAAAACACACATCCTTTTATAATTCTTTTACTTTAGATTTCAAAAGAACACATTTATCATAATGACTTTTTTTAGTTCTAAATTCATTGTTTTCTTGCATAACAAGAGCtactaaaaatttttgttcttcTAATTCTTTAAGTAAGGCTTCATTTTCTGATTTTAGTATTTGTTTTTCTTGCTAATTTTAGTACTTCAAATGGCAAGTTTTTCATAATCATGTTCAAGATTTTTCAATAGAGTAATCACATTTTGGAATGTACCTCATCTTCGTCTTGTCCAACGAAGCACATGGTGGAGTCTTCATCTTCACTATCAATCCATGCTCCATTGATGGTTTCCGGAAGATCATCACTAAAACTCTCCAAACTTCCAAGAGCCATTAGACACTTTTCTTGAGattctttttcttcatcttcccatGCACCTCCCACATAAGccctttcatttcttttttttgtgcATTCATTCACCAAGTGATTTGGGTCACCACAATTGAAACACTTTCTAGGATTTCTTTTCTTCAAGTCTTGTGGAGATTTTCTTGAGTCATTTTGAAGTGGTCTTACAAACTTCCCATTtcttcgaaaaattcttttgaaatttcTCACCATACAAGCtaattcttcatcttcatccatttcttcttcatcatttccAATATCACTTGATGAGTGAATATGTTTTGCTTTGAGAGCAATGGACTtgaatttttctttctttaatcgACTAATCTCTTTATCTTTTTCCAATATTACTTCATGAACCTTGAGATTTCCCACAACTTCATCCAAggtcaattttttaaaatctttggCTTCATCAATGGCGGTCACTTTGGGTCTCCATTTTGCCGGAAGTGCTCATAGGAATTTTCGAACATATTGCTTGCTAGTGTAAGATGTACCTAGAGCTTCAAACTTGTGCAAATAGTATTAAATCTTGAATATCCTACATCTATTTTTCCATCCTCCCCAATTGTAAATTGTTCATATTGTGCAACAAGTAGttcaattttgttttcaatAACTTGTGCATTTCCTTGGTGGGTGACAACTAGGGTTTTCCATGCTTTCTTAGCACTTTTACACATAAAATCTCTTTCGTATTCTTTACGTGGCAAAGCATTGTATAACATTAATTTAGCCTCATAATTTTTGGCAATATCCTTTTTATGTTCGGGTTTCCAATCTTTCTTCTCAACCTTAACCCAAACCTTATTCGTCACCGACCATTCCTTTGGTTCATAATCCCCGGAGATAATTATATCCCATAGATCAATGTCTTTTGCACAAACATAGGTTTCAAATCTTGTTTCCAATAACAAAAACCTTCCGCCTCAAGGAGAGGAGGTCTTTGCATTGAGCAACCCTCATTATAGTTATCACTTTTGTTGTCCATGGATTCaaactcaaaatttttgaaaaattacgATTTTTGCAAAAATTAGAGCAACGTGCTATGATACCAATTGTAAGTGTAATctagaaggggggggggggtgtgaATAGATTATACCAAttatttaacttctttttgaaaattaatttgtGAAACAATTATTCAATCCTTAGTTTGTCCAAGATATAATTACAACGAcaattatataacaaataagaTTGAAATGAAAAGTTAGAGTAAGAAGATATCACCAAATCAAGAGACACCACGATATATAGTGGTTCGGGCAAATGTTAACGAATTCGCCGTAATCCACTCCCCGATCAACGAATCGAGAGTTTGTAGCACTAGTCTCTCCAAACCCGGTAGAGAATCCGAAATTACGCCAAGTATTCTAACCACTAGAATACATCCAACTCTTGGCACTTCAAGAGATGAATACACAATCTCTAACCACTAGAGATATCTATGAAATTGAAATCCTAACTACTAGAACTTCAACCCATCATCACACTCACTAGTATGATAAAACACACAATTGTAGGATAATCAGTATTACAAATATTTCCTCACTACATTTATATCACTCTTGCTAAATTTATGTTTGATATGAGATAAGAGATATGAATATGTCTTTTTCCAGGAGTAGTAGATGCAAGAGGTGAGTTGCCAAAGTCACCAAGTCTTCAATTTATAGCTAAAAAATGTTTTGTGACCGTTTGACCCGGACGACTCTTAACTGAGGTCGCCCTCCAGGGCACAAGAGCCGTGCATCAAACAAGAGCCGTGCCACACCTGGAACATCACAAAAAGCCATATTTTCTTCCCAAGTTGTCTCGACTACAACAAGAACTTTCCTAAGCAAAGTTTAACTTAAAAAGATAAATGGAGAAAGATAGATAGATGCTTACCAAGGAAGGATGTTTGGGGAATGGTTGAGTCACAAGAAGTATTATGGAAATGAGAAAGGAACCCACTATCATTTGAAATAAAATCTGATTTATATAAGATCTTTACTGATTTTGACCATTCAACCAATTTTGACTAACACTTAGAAAAAAATTGGCCTCCAACTTTGGTGaaaaaacaaagtgtttagatTGTAATTTGACACTTGCAACCACCTTAGAATGATAAAATAAGACTTAGGAACAAGTTTTAGGTCATGAACATATGTAACGAGTGGACCTTTGTTCCAGAAAGAGCACGACCTTTGTTCCAGAAAGAGCCGTGCTCAGAACAAGAGTCGTGCTCCATGatacttaaaaaaattttcGGCCTCAGATTTGACGAAAATCGaaagttgttattttttaaattttccaaATCCAAACATCTTAGAACATCAATATAAGGTTATGGAACAAGTTTGGAGTCACGAAAGTGTGTAACGAAGCCCTGGAGAAAATATGTAAAAAGGACAGAAAGAGGACGGCCGTTACAGGGCATTGGAGCCGTGCACAGCAGCCGTCCAGGTCAACAAGAGCCGTGCCAGGCAGATTACGGCGAAGTGCTACTTTAAACTCCAACTTGACGTTTTCATCGTTTTAGGTTCAGAAATAGCGTATgtatgtaacaaccctcaatctcCAATTAgaataatttacttggacttatctaggtccttatccatacattcaaagcatagcgataatttccccctagtacagtgaaatgccataaacaataactataatcattcaatacgatctcaagctataaattagttctaatcaaacttggtgaaatgtcaatgaaccaaaaattttatttcgagaagttgagttacataaataattatacaagactcacaagttgtgataacaaccaaaaatccctataaatgtccaacaattcaaacacaaagctaattaaagtatatttgagcacaaaaatataatgaccatcttgaaaatagacttataaactattatgtacataatagtaagcttgaataataataataataagtacataaatatattgcaaatttgaataagtcttccaattaaaagatatgcatacaacataaacttattataaatataaactcttataaaatccaccaatcaacatacaactaacccacttattcttacactctccTCCATGTCTTATactcacatatacatacacatatacatgtatattgaaTCTAGTCATTTATGCATCCAAATACATTACAACATTCAAAATCCACACCACCAACCTTTTACTAACCAATGGGCATGCAAACACCACTCCCTCTAGCCAATAAACAAGCTTTCTAGCTCTCCGCTCACTCTCTCTCACGTGATTATGGCTAGGGAATACCAATTTTCCAGCCATTTCTTACACACTAGAACACACACATGCTCTCAAACTCTCtcctccttttctttctttcttggcaGAAAAATGGGTGAAAAACACCCTCAAATCttactaacaaaacataataacaaCATGTATGGGTCATCAACTAGATAAGGGTTAAAGGTAGATCAAGGATGGAGCTCTTGGGAGGCCTTGGAGTCTCAAAATCAGCCCTCTAAGGTGGCTGATCGGCAGCAGCAAAAAGGGCAGCAAACAGCCCCTATCTCCTCACTTCTTTTGATTATTGATCATCAGAGGGTACCCAActtgttcctttgtttgttcttcatatttttcttcattttgtaGCTCATATTCCCTTCTTTTCAAGCTTGCTACAGCCAACAAACAACTCTTGGGcagccatcaagaacaagacccaacaacACTCTTAATCTCCTTGTTTTGgtcttcaaaggttgataacttgtaatcttttgattatcactctctttatctttcatttttatcactaaaaacacatagatcttcacatgcatgcatatttaaaagattgatctagaagaaataattatgaatgCAAGAGATAATAATGGATTTAGTGTATCCATGATAAGATTTGCATTAGTTTAGGCTTATTTTGATTTGGGATATGAGATGGATGAATGatgactttgaatttgataagaaATCTGTGTATTTGGTGTTAAAATCATAGGAAAAGGAGTATCAAACATGTTAGAGGTgaaataaagtgtaaattaagcaagaaagcctattggtgagttgatataatcaagaacaaTTTGACAGAATTAATCTTCTGCCTTGTAATGGGTAAACTaggcatgtgagggcattttcaagcaaaactttcaaaataaaagttgtagaggaaCGAGTTTAGAATAACCACCAACTgaaattactcaaaaatactgaaccaaacgaaggatatgatttttctactgaaactgttcataactgtaatttggtatgaatattttataaactttaacaatttttatcttctaatacataaggttccaggagttcatacttggtggaaagtaatttcaatgtgttgtgaacttaaaataaaatcatgggatttttccaACCATCAAAACctcaaaaacttttataaaacttctgatgtcacaagcagtgcccattcgggaaagtttatgtttggataatttttaaggacaccaaacattatctaaaaattcaccaaaaatttacaaaaatactagatacatataagtcgatatgtaaaaatcatgaaggtccaaataattcgtcttgaccccaaaatagtagccaacatttcataaaaatgtgaagttaaaacagaaaattttgaaagaagcaAATCGTTagtgtaatgggctaaaagatgcactaaggagttaatgggctagcccggcccaactaatgaacccataaggaatataaatcagtaggcccacttggcccaataaccaATATTACCCATTAAACACATAACCcaaaataaggtaaagcccaacaactaatgtaagcccaaaacatctaaaaacccatcacattttaggcccaattgataatggcccataaaacttaaacgaatttcataaaccaaataatcataagacaaaTCGAGAATATGTGAGTTGAAGacaagtgtaatcaaaataaaacaacgATACTAAAGTGAGATAAACATAAGCAATTAAGTTAACcaaactatatattgatatcacaaatgcaaATTTgagctaaaatcggttacacatcaaatgaggaataaggataatataacttaatatggcattaacctaagatgccaaccgaaaccacaaatgaagccaagttaccgaaattctaacaacttataactatgtaaataatgaaagtaacctttacGCCATCAATCTCCACAACCAAAATGTTGCGAATATTAGCAATACACTTGGATTCCAAAATGGATaacaacataatgaaaatgacatttcttagtgatggcttaagataggaacttatgtatgttagtcctatcgtagggatagtcttggctttgaaatacGAATGAGGAGCATAAGGAATATGtgatcaaggaagctataggtgggaagtacccattttggatatatGAATGTAATGCGTGGCATATCAAGGTTCAagctattttatgtgtttaactatcggggtgaaaagcatgcatgatatataaatgaaattgcttttatatacatatatatgaaatgatttttgataatatgattatgaaatgaaattgtctcgtatgttcaatgtgataaatgttttgtgatgagcttgagttctgtcaacccgttttcttcggtacactactatttattctgaaagtggaggcctgtagttaaagagttgcgcaactaggtttcgtccacccacccataagtgtaatggtggaaggttggttgcctttgtgacgaccctcgcttccagtccgaccatagtgctgctctagctaccttaaatttaaatggccGTCTCCATGggacgaccctattattattaatacggcacttgattgacaacttgtgctatgaaatgaattatgtatatattgttagacttgataaaatggtagtagtagtggctcaagcatttacttaTTAGAATTTACTTGatttatgcccttgtggctaaatgaagttgatattgaattatgcccttatggttaaatgaaattgatactATTATGTTTGGAAGTTATGATTTGAagatacggtttgggtattggatcctatatgaaatcttgaaaattgttgaaattggagatattgaaatattgataaccgaatgatttggtttgatatatgattaatcgatttatatatacttttctcaTGATGATTTTGACAAACGAGAACTTTGTaatttactatggatttttccaagtcttgaaatgacattatggtattttgAAAAACTGATATTTGGAGatgagaatttttgtcggtCGTATGGTTTGAGTATTTTGAAATGTACCAATAATATACtttctaagtgttaaaatgggcaggtaccaagatttatataaaaacctatgcactcaccaaatACGtttagttgacactttttcttcatgcttttcaggaaataagcataagcattgaggatttatatgcttcaagattatttgcattgcactttggagtgaaagatcaaaccttgtgataggcaatggaatccgccttgatcattgtagtttattatttcatgtgcttgttatttggttcgtggacttaatatccaagtatggtggacgcatttgtacttggaagtTGGTTCATATGTTTGTACactgtaaattctttttatcagaTAAAgttatggtgaatgttatttataatcctttgttttgaatactcgactttctgtacatctcattgttccgccttagttggggtgttacaatgtATGCCTAAATTtgcttttatatcattttacaaaCATTATATGTATTGTTACTCATTATCAAAACAACGGAGACGTTTATATTAACCGTAATGCCTAAAATGCACCAACAATGGTCTTAGATGGAGTTGATAACTTTTGAATGTGTTGTGTTATTGCccttaaataaacatatttgcGTTTTATTTCTTCTTTAGAAGGTTTCTTTAAACATTATGTTTTACGCAATTATTAATTTGGAAGTAAACACATTTACAATATTGTATTTGTGGAATTGTGGTACTGCATTTAAATAACAAAACGTGAAAAACGATAACTACAGCCCCGCAACGCAGGGCTTTCGAATTACCTAGTTCTAAATAAAAGTTAGTTATATGaaatagaaaaacaaatgaCGTGTTTTCTcaataaaagaattgaaaataacattattattttaatctaaggattgtaattaaaaatttaagtttatttaATGGTCTATGTTATATTGGTAGATAAGATATGTTAGGTTGGTCGGTTGAAATATTAATGGTTCAAACTTTAACAAATGGAAAATGTTTTAAGTCTGAACACATAAAAATTTTATACCTTCCAAATCAAAAGCTTGTATCGTGAATTTTAAATTGATTGCACAACTATGTAACGCACAACTATGTAATGCACATTAACTAAAGCCCTTTGCGTTTAACAAAATCCTTTGCAATATAACTGTAAGAATGTGTTCCGTACCGAATATCGGATTTGCACGAACACATGGAGTGAGGAATCCTCCATGAATCTGTTTGACATGTTTACAAGACGAACAATGGAATCAAACAAGAACATAAACAAGTTAGAGATATATAGATGTATCAATACTCATCAATACATCAATCATTCAATTACGGTACCAAGTTAATATACATCTTAAAGAGTTGTAACGAAACCATCAAGTCATCAACTTGAAACGTACAATCTAACATGTTAGGCTTAGAGATGGGTTGGGCCAAACCACAAATTCGTGTATCTTAGGCTCACAATTAAATTCGGCCTAAGTAATATAATCAATAATGTTGACACATAACTTAATTACAAATAACTCGATTTAAGGGGGAGAGGAGTCATGCCTCCCAAATTCCACCAATCAAATACCTTCAACtcaattttccttttcaaccctcccaaccaTCCCTCCCCAATCATTTTTAATGTCATTCATGACTTTCCCATCCCtcccaaaatttttttttctttttcatttaatttaaacaaactttttcttttttaataaaaacttaaaacatttcattaaaattaaactaaacattacataaacatgaattaaaaagtacataacaACATAAACCGAAACTAAAAATCTACATGATAACGAAGACAACTAAATCAAACTCGCAGCTGAAGGTGGCTGCATCGCTGGATCGTCAAGGAATGATAAGTCTAAAGCCGATACATGCGCCGTGAGATCATATCGGAGTCGATGATGCACGTTCTCGTCCATTATTTCCCGGTTTGCTTCCGGGTTATAAACTCTTGGCACCGGTGGATCCATAATATAAACCGGTGATATTGTCTGCCCGTTGTCTttgatgatcatgttgtgtagtATAGTACACGCATCGACGACTTTTTTGATCTTCTCCTTTGTCCATAGCCGAAGGGGACGGTCCAAGATCTTCCATTTTCCCTTGAGAACACCAAACGCTCGCtcaacatcctttcttgcagcctcttgtattcttttaaatttcttttcatcTTGTTCCACTAGATGAGGATAAGCTTTAACAAACGCAACCCACCTAGGATAGATTCCATCGGTAAGGTAGTAACCGCGCTTGTAATCATGTCCATTTACGCTAAATGAACTGTCTGGCGCGGATCCATTACGCTCGTTTAGAAACAACGACGACTGCTGCAAAACATTGACGTCGTTGTTCGATCCAGCAGATTCGAAAAAcgaatgccaaatccacaagtcatAAGAAGCAACACATTCAATCATAATAGTAGGTACCTTGTGATCACCCCTCATGTATTGCCCTTTTAAGTGTCTAGGGCACATCCCCCTTTCGatgtgtgtacaatcaagactaccAAGCATTCCTGGAATGTGgtgtctttcttcatgagcttgTGTGATGAGAGCAACGTCATGAGATGTCGGCCTACGTAAGAACTCCTTTTGATACAAATTGACGAACGCATCACAAAAGTACTCCATGGTCTCACATCCCGTTCTAGCAGCCATACATAAATACTCGTCATACGCGTCTGAAGGTTTACCCGTAGACAGTTGCTTGATCGCCGATGTGCACTTTTGAAGAGCGCTGCAACTGTTTTTACCCCGTGCGTCGTACCCCTCTTGAAAGTAACTAAAGTTAGcttcaatatcaccaacaatttttaaaaacaacctCTTGCTTATGCGAACACGATGACGAAAAAATGGTTCGTCAAACTTTGAGTCTTCAACGAAGTAGTCACACATTAGTATCACGTGAGCTTCTTCTCGGTCTCGATCAATATACCTACGAGTGTCAGAAGAGGTGCCGGTATCTTCAAGCTCGGCGTACACTTgattaaaaaactgaaaagtacTCCCCGTAGAGGAATCGTCTAACTTCGGTGGAacacaaaatgaagaagatgaggaaACGAAATCCATTTTTTGGTAGTGTGGTGTTTTTTTGGGTGAAAGTGTGAAGATATGGTTTTGTTTGGTGATTTTTGTAGTTAAAAAAGAGGtgtatttatagataaataggtaggggaattttttttttttttttaatcatgttcAACGGTCAAAATAGGCTGGACCCCACCCCACTCCGCTCCCCCACGCTCCTCTTCAACGTTCCATTCGTCCATCCCTCGCAGGGCTTTAATGCCGTTGGACTCCATGCCGCTGGCATGCTGTCAGGTTGGCGCTGGTGTTCCCTCGCCGGCATGCCATGCT
It encodes:
- the LOC122608900 gene encoding protein ALP1-like, whose translation is MDFVSSSSSFCVPPKLDDSSTGSTFQFFNQVYAELEDTGTSSDTRRYIDRDREEAHVILMCDYFVEDSKFDEPFFRHRVRISKRLFLKIVGDIEANFSYFQEGYDARGKNSCSALQKCTSAIKQLSTGKPSDAYDEYLCMAARTGCETMEYFCDAFVNLYQKEFLRRPTSHDVALITQAHEERHHIPGMLGSLDCTHIERGMCPRHLKGQYMRGDHKVPTIMIECVASYDLWIWHSFFESAGSNNDVNVLQQSSLFLNERNGSAPDSSFSVNGHDYKRGYYLTDGIYPRWVAFVKAYPHLVEQDEKKFKRIQEAARKDVERAFGVLKGKWKILDRPLRLWTKEKIKKVVDACTILHNMIIKDNGQTISPVYIMDPPVPRVYNPEANREIMDENVHHRLRYDLTAHVSALDLSFLDDPAMQPPSAASLI